One Triticum dicoccoides isolate Atlit2015 ecotype Zavitan chromosome 5B, WEW_v2.0, whole genome shotgun sequence genomic window carries:
- the LOC119311049 gene encoding probable UDP-arabinose 4-epimerase 1 isoform X2 translates to MLPTGRGRPQPRPAPRSWSFSDMDFSDPKRNSRYLSKIIMVALLTAMCVVMLTQPPCHRKAPSVFSIHELGVTHVLVTGGAGYIGSHAALRLLKDSFRVTIVDNLSRGNIGAVKVLQNLFPDPGRLQFIHADLGDPKAVNRIFAENAFDAVMHFAAVAYVGESTLEPLRYYHNITANTLVVLEAMATHNVKTLIYSSTCATYGEPEKMPITEETPQFPINPYGKAKKMAEDIILDFSKSRKSDMSVMILRYFNVIGSDPEGRLGEAPPPELREHGRISGACFDAALGIIPGLKVKGTDYETADGTCVRDYIDVTDLVDAHVKALNKAERGKVGIYNVGTGRGRSVKEFVEACKKATGVDIKVDYFPRRPGDYAEVYSNPARINRELNWTAQHTELQESLRVAWTWQKKHRSGYADSGRYIF, encoded by the exons ATGCTGCCGACCGGCAGGGGCAGGCCTCAGCCCAGGCCTGCGCCCAGATCTTGGTCCTTCTCAG ACATGGACTTCTCTGATCCGAAGCGCAACTCCAGATACCTCAGCAAGATCATCATGGTCGCGCTCCTCACGGCCATGTGCGTCGTCATGCTCACCCAGCCGCCCTGCCACAGGAAGGCTCCCAGTGTG TTCTCCATCCATGAACTCGGAGTAACACATGTGTTGGTGACGGGTGGCGCTGGCTACATAGGATCGCATGCGGCTCTTCGACTGCTCAAGGACTCCTTCAGAGTCACCATTGTG GATAATCTCTCAAGAGGAAATATCGGGGCGGTCAAGGTTCTTCAGAACTTGTTTCCTGATCCTGGGCGATTGCAATTCATACATGCTGATTTAGGCGATCCAAAAGCT GTTAACAGAATATTCGCAGAAAATGCATTTGATGCCGTCATGCACTTTGCTGCTGTCGCGTATGTGGGCGAAAGCACGCTTGAGCCTCTGAG GTACTATCATAACATCACTGCAAACACTTTGGTTGTGCTAGAAGCCATGGCGACGCACAATGTTAAAACCCTGATCTACTCTAGCACATGTGCCACCTACGGGGAACCCGAGAAGATGCCCATCACTGAAGAAACTCCACAG TTTCCTATAAACCCATATGGCAAGGCCAAGAAAATGGCAGAGGATATCATTTTGGACTTCTCCAAGTCGAGGAAATCAGacatgtcggtgatgatcctgag ATACTTCAACGTCATCGGTTCTGACCCCGAAGGAAGGCTGGGTGAGGCTCCACCACCCGAACTGCGTGAGCATGGCCGTATATCCGGTGCATGCTTCGACGCGGCACTAGGAATAATCCCAGGTTTGAAG GTCAAAGGTACCGACTACGAAACGGCTGACGGGACTTGCGTAAGAGATTACATTGATGTCACCGACCTGGTCGATGCCCACGTGAAagcgctcaacaaggcagagagaggCAAAGTTGGCATATACAATGTTGGCACCGGAAGAG GTAGGTCAGTGAAGGAGTTTGTGGAGGCTTGCAAGAAGGCAACCGGAGTCGACATCAAGGTCGACTACTTCCCTCGCCGCCCCGGTGACTACGCGGAAGTGTACAGCAACCCTGCAAGGATCAACCGCGAGCTGAACTGGACAGCCCAGCACACCGAACTGCAGGAGAGCCTCAGGGTCGCCTGGACATGGCAGAAGAAGCACCGGAGTGGCTATGCAGACTCGGGTCGATATATTTTTTGA
- the LOC119311049 gene encoding probable UDP-arabinose 4-epimerase 1 isoform X1, protein MLPTGRGRPQPRPAPRSWSFSGSVNLVMNLLRDMDFSDPKRNSRYLSKIIMVALLTAMCVVMLTQPPCHRKAPSVFSIHELGVTHVLVTGGAGYIGSHAALRLLKDSFRVTIVDNLSRGNIGAVKVLQNLFPDPGRLQFIHADLGDPKAVNRIFAENAFDAVMHFAAVAYVGESTLEPLRYYHNITANTLVVLEAMATHNVKTLIYSSTCATYGEPEKMPITEETPQFPINPYGKAKKMAEDIILDFSKSRKSDMSVMILRYFNVIGSDPEGRLGEAPPPELREHGRISGACFDAALGIIPGLKVKGTDYETADGTCVRDYIDVTDLVDAHVKALNKAERGKVGIYNVGTGRGRSVKEFVEACKKATGVDIKVDYFPRRPGDYAEVYSNPARINRELNWTAQHTELQESLRVAWTWQKKHRSGYADSGRYIF, encoded by the exons ATGCTGCCGACCGGCAGGGGCAGGCCTCAGCCCAGGCCTGCGCCCAGATCTTGGTCCTTCTCAG GCTCGGTTAATTTGGTGATGAATTTACTCAGGG ACATGGACTTCTCTGATCCGAAGCGCAACTCCAGATACCTCAGCAAGATCATCATGGTCGCGCTCCTCACGGCCATGTGCGTCGTCATGCTCACCCAGCCGCCCTGCCACAGGAAGGCTCCCAGTGTG TTCTCCATCCATGAACTCGGAGTAACACATGTGTTGGTGACGGGTGGCGCTGGCTACATAGGATCGCATGCGGCTCTTCGACTGCTCAAGGACTCCTTCAGAGTCACCATTGTG GATAATCTCTCAAGAGGAAATATCGGGGCGGTCAAGGTTCTTCAGAACTTGTTTCCTGATCCTGGGCGATTGCAATTCATACATGCTGATTTAGGCGATCCAAAAGCT GTTAACAGAATATTCGCAGAAAATGCATTTGATGCCGTCATGCACTTTGCTGCTGTCGCGTATGTGGGCGAAAGCACGCTTGAGCCTCTGAG GTACTATCATAACATCACTGCAAACACTTTGGTTGTGCTAGAAGCCATGGCGACGCACAATGTTAAAACCCTGATCTACTCTAGCACATGTGCCACCTACGGGGAACCCGAGAAGATGCCCATCACTGAAGAAACTCCACAG TTTCCTATAAACCCATATGGCAAGGCCAAGAAAATGGCAGAGGATATCATTTTGGACTTCTCCAAGTCGAGGAAATCAGacatgtcggtgatgatcctgag ATACTTCAACGTCATCGGTTCTGACCCCGAAGGAAGGCTGGGTGAGGCTCCACCACCCGAACTGCGTGAGCATGGCCGTATATCCGGTGCATGCTTCGACGCGGCACTAGGAATAATCCCAGGTTTGAAG GTCAAAGGTACCGACTACGAAACGGCTGACGGGACTTGCGTAAGAGATTACATTGATGTCACCGACCTGGTCGATGCCCACGTGAAagcgctcaacaaggcagagagaggCAAAGTTGGCATATACAATGTTGGCACCGGAAGAG GTAGGTCAGTGAAGGAGTTTGTGGAGGCTTGCAAGAAGGCAACCGGAGTCGACATCAAGGTCGACTACTTCCCTCGCCGCCCCGGTGACTACGCGGAAGTGTACAGCAACCCTGCAAGGATCAACCGCGAGCTGAACTGGACAGCCCAGCACACCGAACTGCAGGAGAGCCTCAGGGTCGCCTGGACATGGCAGAAGAAGCACCGGAGTGGCTATGCAGACTCGGGTCGATATATTTTTTGA
- the LOC119311050 gene encoding ribosomal RNA small subunit methyltransferase-like → MTGGKIQKKRHGGGGGGGGARLQGGIPFEKSKGQHILRNPALVDSIIAKAGLKPTDTVLEIGPGTGNLTKRLLEAGVKAVVAVELDPRMVLELSRRFQGHPLSSRLKVIQGDVLKCDLPYFDICVANIPYQISSPLTFKLLSHRPIFRCAVIMFQREFAMRLVAQPGDTLYCRLSVNVQLLSRVSHLLKVGRNNFRPPPKVDSSVVRIEPRKPLPPVSFKEWDGLVRICFNRKNKTLGSLFKQKRVLELLEKNYKTMQSLQLAQDPETGEEKMSPDDVALLANMVEDLSMETSDEKEDDDMEMDDSDAADGRASFKEKIMGILQQGDFAEKRSSKLSQVDFLYLLSLFNKAGIHFS, encoded by the exons ATGACCGGTGGCAAGATCCAGAAGAAGCGCCACGGTGGCGGCGGTGGGGGCGGTGGCGCGCGGCTGCAGGGTGGGATCCCGTTCGAGAAGTCCAAGGGCCAGCACATCCTGCGGAACCCGGCGCTGGTGGACTCCATCATCGCCAAGGCCGGCCTCAAGCCCACTGACACCGTCCTCGAGATCGGACCCGGAACGGGAAATCTCACCAAGCGGCTGCTCGAGGCCGGCGTCAAGGCCGTTGTTGCCGTCGAGCTCGACCCGCGGATGGTTCTCGAGCTGAGCCGCAGGTTCCagggccaccccctctcctctcgccTCAAG GTTATCCAAGGAGATGTTCTTAAATGTGATCTTCCTTACTTCGATATCTGCGTGGCAAACATCCCATACCAGATATCATCCCCCCTTACATTCAAGCTTCTGTCACACCGTCCGATCTTCAGGTGTGCTGTGATCATGTTTCAACGTGAATTTGCCATGAGACTTGTAGCACAGCCTGGAGACACTCTGTACTGCCGTCTGTCAGTGAACGTGCAGCTCTTATCTCGCGTGTCACATCTGCTGAAGGTTGGACGGAATAACTTCAGGCCTCCACCTAAGGTAGATTCCTCAGTTGTGCGTATCGAGCCAAGGAAGCCCCTCCCTCCTGTCAGCTTCAAGGAGTGGGATGGACTCGTGAGGATTTGCTTCAATCGGAAAAACAAAACGCTGGGCTCCCTTTTCAAGCAGAAGCGCGTCCTCGAGCTGCTAGAGAAGAATTACAAGACAATGCAATCTCTCCAGCTTGCCCAAGATCCTGAAACGGGGGAGGAGAAGATGTCACCCGACGATGTCGCGTTGCTGGCCAATATGGTCGAGGACCTGAGCATGGAGACCAGTGACGAGAAAGAGGACGATGACATGGAAATGGATGACTCCGACGCGGCAGATGGCCGTGCTAGCTTCAAGGAGAAGATTATGGGTATATTGCAGCAGGGTGATTTTGCAGAGAAGAGGTCTTCCAAGTTGAGCCAGGTTGATTTCCTCTACCTGCTCTCTCTGTTCAACAAGGCAGGTATACATTTTTCGTGA